The following proteins are co-located in the Frigidibacter mobilis genome:
- a CDS encoding M20 family metallo-hydrolase encodes MADTDWGALAQHWLDRLAECSEAGPGVTRLPFTPEHRRVLRVLTELMEQAGLAVRLDAAGTLIGRLDRTGGAPTLLLGSHQDSVREGGAYDGIMGVVLPVLALMKLNRDGVKLPFAVEVLAFADEEGVRFPTALMGPRALAGTFDMAALDLRDRDGITLRRAMEDFGLKPDALPGLRRDAAKVIGWVEIHLEQGPVLEAAGRNIGIVTGICGIERHMVTLTGKAAHAGTAPMHLRRDALAGAADLIQAAETLARETDGVLATVGALQVRPGVVNAVPGEVALTLEIRAPDDSVREWAGATLTQAAHDIANRRGLGLDIACTYAQPATPCSPQIIESLSNAVAAGNREAPPLIASGATHDTSAIAGLCPVGMVFTACRDGVSHHPDECVEEVAMSAGIMTLERFLIQFQLTDCPAA; translated from the coding sequence ATGGCTGACACCGACTGGGGCGCATTGGCGCAGCACTGGCTGGACCGACTGGCAGAATGCTCCGAAGCTGGCCCCGGCGTGACGCGCCTGCCCTTTACCCCCGAACATCGCCGCGTGCTGAGGGTCTTGACCGAATTGATGGAGCAGGCCGGGCTGGCGGTCAGGCTGGATGCGGCAGGAACGCTGATCGGCCGGCTGGACCGGACCGGGGGCGCGCCGACCCTTTTGCTGGGGTCGCATCAGGATTCGGTGCGCGAGGGCGGCGCCTATGACGGGATCATGGGGGTGGTGCTGCCGGTCCTTGCGCTGATGAAGCTGAACAGGGACGGGGTGAAGCTGCCTTTCGCGGTCGAGGTTCTGGCCTTCGCCGACGAAGAAGGCGTGCGCTTTCCGACCGCCCTGATGGGGCCACGCGCGCTTGCCGGGACCTTCGACATGGCGGCGCTGGATCTGCGCGACCGTGACGGCATCACCCTGCGCCGCGCGATGGAAGACTTCGGACTGAAGCCCGACGCCCTGCCGGGGCTGCGGCGCGACGCGGCAAAGGTCATTGGCTGGGTCGAGATACATCTGGAACAGGGTCCCGTGCTGGAAGCCGCCGGGCGAAATATCGGCATCGTCACCGGCATCTGCGGGATCGAGCGGCACATGGTCACGCTGACCGGAAAAGCAGCACATGCGGGCACCGCGCCGATGCATCTTCGCCGCGACGCGCTGGCCGGGGCGGCGGACCTGATCCAGGCCGCAGAAACGCTCGCCCGCGAAACCGACGGAGTGCTGGCCACGGTCGGGGCCTTGCAGGTCCGCCCGGGTGTGGTGAACGCCGTCCCCGGCGAGGTGGCGCTGACCCTTGAAATCCGCGCGCCTGATGATTCCGTGCGCGAATGGGCCGGGGCAACGCTGACACAGGCCGCCCATGACATCGCAAACCGGCGGGGGTTGGGGCTGGACATCGCGTGCACCTATGCCCAACCGGCGACTCCCTGTTCGCCACAGATCATCGAAAGCCTGTCGAATGCGGTTGCGGCGGGAAACCGCGAGGCGCCGCCGCTCATCGCGTCCGGCGCAACGCATGACACCTCGGCCATAGCCGGGCTTTGCCCCGTGGGTATGGTGTTCACGGCCTGCCGTGACGGCGTCAGCCATCATCCGGACGAGTGTGTCGAAGAGGTCGCCATGTCTGCTGGCATTATGACCCTCGAGAGGTTTCTGATACAATTTCAATTAACTGATTGCCCCGCCGCATAA
- a CDS encoding DUF1028 domain-containing protein, which translates to MTFSILAQDLNTGAFGGAAATGSLCVGGWVLRGDSRAGMSASQGAAPSTMWGEDALTRMLAGDRAEQALAAVTGPDAGRGWRQLAVLDRAGGTACHTGASNTQWRGSLVAPGLVVSGNLLAGPQVLEALRGGFLAARGMLAERLLAALAAAEAAGGDTRGLQSAALLVVSDDAPPLTLRIDWAENPVAALHELHTRSLSGDYAAWLPTVPTRADPERCHG; encoded by the coding sequence ATGACCTTCTCGATTCTTGCACAAGATTTGAACACGGGCGCTTTTGGGGGGGCGGCGGCAACAGGGTCGCTGTGCGTGGGCGGATGGGTGCTTCGGGGCGACTCGCGCGCCGGGATGTCTGCCTCTCAGGGCGCTGCCCCATCGACAATGTGGGGCGAAGATGCGCTGACGCGGATGCTGGCCGGCGACAGGGCAGAGCAGGCGCTTGCCGCTGTCACCGGGCCTGATGCCGGGCGCGGCTGGCGGCAGCTTGCCGTGCTGGATCGCGCGGGCGGCACGGCCTGCCACACCGGCGCAAGCAACACCCAGTGGCGCGGCTCGCTGGTGGCGCCCGGGCTGGTGGTCTCGGGCAACCTGCTGGCCGGGCCACAGGTGCTGGAAGCGCTGCGCGGCGGATTCCTTGCCGCGCGTGGCATGCTGGCCGAACGCCTGCTGGCCGCACTGGCGGCGGCCGAGGCGGCGGGCGGCGATACGCGCGGTTTGCAATCAGCGGCGCTATTGGTGGTTTCCGATGATGCCCCGCCGCTGACCCTGCGGATCGACTGGGCCGAAAATCCTGTCGCCGCCCTGCACGAGCTTCATACCCGCAGCCTGAGCGGCGATTACGCGGCCTGGCTGCCCACCGTTCCTACCCGCGCCGACCCGGAGCGTTGTCATGGCTGA
- a CDS encoding ABC transporter substrate-binding protein yields MAFSSLTRRGFGVLTAALLATSAMVPPALAQTPPGVLVVGQIAEPQSLDPHAVTAVNDFRILMNIYEGLVRYAPGTLEVEPALAESWEISDDGKVYTFTLREGVKFHDGSAFDAEAVVFNFDRMLKEDHPYHNTGPFPLSFFFGAVQSVEAVDARTVRFTLNEPYAPFLSNLAYPTGLIVSPAAVMQHGAEFGRNPSGTGPFRFAEWRSNEAVVITRNEDYWDGRAGTEAVIFRPITDANTRVAEMLSGGIDMMVEVPPVALSQFQGDSYRMVEQAGPHVWFLILNTKEGPFADKRVRQAANYAINKQALVNDVLEGTADIAAGPTPPAFAWAYNEALEPYPYDPDRARALIAEAGAEGASLTFYVTEGGSGMLDPVPMGTAIQADLAAVGFDVKIETYEWNTFLGRVNPGMEGKADMAEMAWMTNDPDTLPFLALRTEAWPDKGGFNSGYYSNPEVDKLLEAARMATDQDERARLYKEMQVIVQEDAPWVFVANWKQNAVTSSAVENFTLEPSFFLLLKDVVKN; encoded by the coding sequence ATGGCATTTTCATCACTGACCCGCCGCGGCTTCGGGGTACTGACAGCCGCGCTCTTGGCGACATCCGCGATGGTGCCGCCCGCCCTTGCACAGACCCCGCCGGGCGTGCTCGTCGTCGGCCAGATTGCCGAGCCGCAGTCGCTGGATCCGCATGCGGTCACGGCAGTCAACGACTTCCGCATTCTGATGAACATCTATGAGGGGCTTGTGCGCTATGCCCCGGGCACGCTTGAGGTCGAACCCGCACTGGCCGAGTCCTGGGAGATTTCGGACGATGGCAAGGTCTACACCTTCACCCTGCGCGAGGGCGTGAAGTTCCATGACGGCAGCGCCTTTGATGCCGAAGCGGTGGTGTTCAACTTTGACCGCATGCTGAAGGAAGATCACCCCTATCATAACACCGGGCCTTTCCCGCTGTCGTTCTTCTTCGGGGCCGTGCAATCGGTCGAGGCCGTCGATGCCCGCACCGTGCGCTTTACCCTGAACGAGCCCTATGCGCCCTTCCTGTCGAACCTGGCCTATCCGACCGGACTTATCGTCTCGCCCGCCGCCGTGATGCAGCATGGCGCGGAGTTCGGGCGCAATCCGTCGGGCACCGGACCGTTCCGCTTTGCCGAATGGCGCTCGAACGAGGCGGTGGTGATTACCCGTAACGAAGACTACTGGGATGGCAGGGCCGGAACCGAAGCAGTGATCTTCCGCCCGATCACCGATGCCAACACCCGTGTGGCCGAAATGCTCTCGGGCGGGATCGACATGATGGTCGAAGTGCCGCCCGTCGCCCTGTCGCAGTTTCAGGGCGACAGCTACCGGATGGTGGAACAGGCCGGCCCCCATGTCTGGTTCCTGATCCTGAATACCAAGGAAGGCCCTTTTGCCGACAAGCGTGTCCGTCAGGCGGCGAACTACGCCATCAACAAGCAGGCGCTGGTGAATGACGTGCTGGAAGGCACCGCCGACATCGCCGCCGGCCCGACGCCGCCCGCCTTTGCCTGGGCCTATAACGAAGCGCTGGAACCCTATCCCTATGACCCCGACCGCGCCCGCGCCCTGATCGCCGAGGCGGGGGCCGAAGGGGCATCGCTGACCTTCTATGTCACCGAAGGCGGCTCTGGCATGCTGGACCCGGTGCCGATGGGCACTGCCATTCAGGCCGATCTGGCTGCTGTCGGTTTCGACGTGAAGATCGAAACCTACGAATGGAACACCTTCCTTGGCCGCGTGAACCCGGGGATGGAAGGCAAGGCCGACATGGCGGAGATGGCCTGGATGACAAACGATCCCGACACCCTGCCCTTCCTTGCGCTGCGCACCGAAGCCTGGCCCGACAAGGGCGGGTTCAACTCGGGTTATTATTCGAACCCCGAGGTGGACAAACTCCTGGAGGCCGCCCGCATGGCGACCGATCAGGATGAACGCGCGCGCCTTTACAAGGAAATGCAGGTGATCGTGCAGGAAGACGCGCCCTGGGTCTTTGTGGCAAACTGGAAGCAGAATGCCGTGACCTCGTCGGCGGTCGAGAATTTCACGCTCGAGCCTTCGTTCTTCCTGCTGCTCAAGGATGTGGTGAAGAACTGA
- a CDS encoding ABC transporter permease: MGSYILKRLVSAVPVLLGITVIVFLIMAMIPGDPATAILGSYATPENVERLNRQLGLDQPQWRQYFIWLGNLLQGDFGRSFALNRPVLDEILDRFSATLILAGTAFVLCSVLGIAAGVVSAARQYGMADKAITFVVILGISVPSFFLGMMMILLFAVQLRWLPVSGMYSIWGGGGLLDLIRHLTMPALALAVVATGVIARLSRGAMLEVLRQDFIRTARAKGVHERQVIWGHALRAAMVGIIPVLGIQAGFVLSGAVYIEMVFQWPGVGRMLVDAILKRDILLVQGGVVFVAACYVGFNILVDVAQSLLDPRIRT, from the coding sequence ATGGGCAGCTATATCCTGAAACGTCTTGTCTCGGCGGTGCCAGTGCTGCTGGGTATCACGGTGATCGTGTTCCTCATCATGGCGATGATACCCGGCGATCCGGCGACCGCGATCCTCGGGTCCTATGCCACGCCCGAGAATGTCGAGCGGCTGAACCGTCAGCTTGGCCTCGACCAGCCGCAGTGGCGACAGTATTTCATCTGGCTTGGCAATCTGCTTCAGGGCGATTTCGGGCGCTCCTTTGCCCTCAACCGGCCGGTGCTGGATGAAATCCTGGATCGGTTTTCGGCAACCCTGATCCTGGCGGGAACAGCCTTTGTGCTGTGTTCGGTTCTGGGCATCGCGGCCGGCGTCGTGTCGGCGGCGCGGCAATATGGGATGGCGGACAAGGCAATCACCTTTGTCGTGATCCTTGGCATTTCCGTGCCGTCCTTCTTCCTCGGCATGATGATGATCCTGCTCTTCGCGGTGCAATTGCGCTGGTTGCCGGTGTCGGGGATGTATTCGATCTGGGGCGGCGGTGGGCTGCTGGATCTGATCCGCCACCTGACCATGCCCGCACTGGCGCTGGCGGTGGTGGCTACCGGCGTGATTGCCCGCCTGTCGCGCGGTGCCATGCTGGAGGTGCTGCGGCAGGATTTCATCCGCACCGCCCGCGCCAAGGGCGTGCATGAGCGGCAGGTGATCTGGGGCCATGCGCTGCGCGCAGCGATGGTCGGTATCATTCCGGTTCTGGGCATTCAGGCCGGGTTCGTGCTGTCGGGTGCGGTCTATATCGAGATGGTGTTCCAGTGGCCCGGCGTCGGCCGGATGCTGGTCGATGCGATCCTGAAGCGCGACATCCTGCTGGTGCAGGGCGGCGTCGTCTTCGTGGCCGCTTGCTATGTCGGCTTCAACATTCTGGTCGATGTGGCGCAAAGCCTGCTGGACCCGAGGATTCGTACATGA
- a CDS encoding dipeptide/oligopeptide/nickel ABC transporter permease/ATP-binding protein, giving the protein MTLFLRLVFRNRLAGFGAVVLGLIVLLALLTPLLPLHAPNETNTANRFLRPLSQGHWLGTDHLGRDLLSRLLWGTRLSLAVGFAAALVAGLAGAAIGVIAGYFGGRTDNVTMRGIDMLMAFPYILLALAIVAVLGPGLFNALVAVAVVNIPFFARNIRGVTVGIAHREFIDAARLAGMGNTRILLTEVVPNIVPVVVIAMSTTIGWMILETAGLSFLGLGSQPPQADLGSMLGEARAALITAPHTSIVPGVMILLIVMSVNLLGDGIRDALDPRLRSGALTRPMAATRVDRAQVPETQGDGLLRIDALETQFHVGPRIYRAVNDVSLHLDPGECLGLIGESGSGKSVTALSVMGLVASPPGVITGGAVRLQGHDLIGASYEVLRSFRGRKVAYIFQDPLSTLHPLYRIGDQLIEAIRVHKPVSHAEAQRRAIKLLEDVRIPNPVQRARAFPHELSGGMRQRVGIAMALANDPDIIIADEPTTALDVTVQAQILALLDDLRRSRGLAILFITHDFGVVAQLCDRVAVMYGGRIVETGPTPEVLAAPAHPYTRRLIACVPELGGGRRALEAIPGLPPAVDDLPPGCAFAPRCDKAGAACRKDAIPLTGGTRQFRCLFPEVTP; this is encoded by the coding sequence ATGACCCTGTTCCTGCGTCTGGTCTTTCGCAACCGCTTGGCGGGGTTCGGCGCCGTGGTGCTGGGGCTGATCGTGCTTCTGGCGCTGCTCACGCCGCTGCTGCCGCTGCACGCCCCCAATGAGACCAACACCGCCAATCGCTTCTTGCGGCCCCTGTCCCAAGGGCATTGGCTGGGTACCGACCATCTGGGGCGTGACCTGTTGTCCCGTCTGCTGTGGGGCACGCGGCTGTCGCTGGCGGTGGGCTTTGCGGCGGCGCTGGTGGCGGGGCTGGCAGGCGCGGCGATCGGGGTGATCGCAGGATATTTCGGCGGGCGCACGGATAACGTGACCATGCGCGGCATCGACATGCTGATGGCCTTTCCCTACATCCTGCTCGCGCTGGCCATCGTGGCGGTGCTGGGTCCGGGGCTGTTCAACGCGCTGGTGGCTGTCGCGGTGGTCAACATCCCCTTCTTTGCGCGCAACATCCGCGGCGTGACCGTCGGCATCGCGCATCGGGAATTCATCGATGCCGCGCGCCTGGCGGGCATGGGCAATACCCGCATCCTGCTGACCGAGGTCGTGCCCAACATCGTCCCCGTTGTCGTGATCGCCATGTCCACCACCATCGGCTGGATGATCCTTGAAACCGCGGGCCTGTCGTTTCTGGGGCTGGGCAGCCAGCCACCGCAGGCCGATCTGGGCTCGATGCTGGGCGAGGCGCGGGCAGCGCTTATCACGGCGCCGCATACCTCCATCGTGCCGGGAGTGATGATCCTGCTGATCGTGATGTCGGTCAACCTTCTCGGCGATGGCATCCGCGACGCGCTCGACCCGCGCCTTCGGTCGGGCGCGCTGACCCGGCCGATGGCAGCCACGCGGGTGGACCGGGCGCAGGTGCCAGAGACGCAGGGCGACGGCCTGCTGCGCATCGACGCGCTGGAGACGCAATTCCACGTCGGCCCGCGCATCTACCGGGCAGTCAACGATGTGTCGCTGCATCTCGACCCCGGCGAATGCCTTGGGCTGATCGGCGAGAGCGGTTCTGGCAAGTCGGTCACGGCGCTGTCTGTCATGGGGCTTGTGGCCTCGCCCCCCGGGGTCATCACCGGGGGTGCCGTGCGGTTGCAAGGACATGACCTGATCGGCGCGTCCTATGAAGTGCTGCGATCCTTCCGTGGCCGCAAGGTCGCCTATATCTTCCAGGACCCGCTTTCGACCCTGCACCCGCTCTACCGGATCGGCGACCAGTTGATCGAGGCGATCCGCGTGCATAAGCCTGTCAGCCATGCCGAGGCGCAGCGCCGCGCGATCAAGCTCCTGGAAGACGTGCGCATTCCCAATCCGGTACAGCGCGCGCGCGCCTTTCCACACGAATTGTCGGGCGGGATGCGCCAGCGCGTCGGCATCGCTATGGCGCTGGCCAATGACCCCGACATCATCATCGCCGACGAACCCACCACGGCGCTGGATGTGACGGTGCAGGCGCAAATTCTCGCGCTGCTCGATGATCTGCGCCGCTCACGCGGCCTGGCGATCCTGTTCATCACCCATGACTTCGGCGTTGTCGCGCAGTTGTGCGACCGCGTGGCGGTGATGTATGGTGGGCGGATCGTGGAAACCGGGCCGACGCCCGAGGTGCTGGCCGCGCCCGCGCATCCCTATACCCGCCGCCTGATTGCCTGCGTGCCGGAACTGGGCGGGGGCCGCCGCGCGTTGGAGGCAATCCCCGGCCTGCCGCCCGCGGTTGATGATCTGCCCCCCGGTTGCGCCTTCGCCCCGCGCTGCGACAAGGCGGGGGCCGCCTGCCGCAAGGATGCAATCCCGCTGACAGGCGGCACGCGTCAGTTCCGCTGCCTGTTCCCCGAGGTCACCCCATGA
- a CDS encoding ABC transporter ATP-binding protein, producing MTPALKTANLTRTFEIGKRLFGPARARVHAVNPMSFEVRPGETLGIVGESGCGKSTLARMLVGLLPPTSGRIEIEGRALDRADPVAFGRLIQYVFQDPVSSLNPRKTIRQIMEAPLRNLHGLKGAALDDRVAEFFDAVNLRPEFLSRYPHEFSGGQAQRIGIARALAASPRILILDEPVSALDVSVQAQVLNLLADLKIRLNLTYLFISHDLAVVEAVSDRIAVLYFGSLVETGPAEKVFASPRHPYTKLLADSAPVVGRPLGGAQSGELPDPLNPPPGCAFAGRCLRASDLCRSAVPDLRAVEGDQFAACHHPLGP from the coding sequence ATGACGCCCGCGTTGAAAACCGCCAACCTGACCCGCACCTTCGAAATCGGCAAACGGCTGTTCGGCCCAGCCAGAGCGCGGGTACATGCCGTGAACCCGATGTCCTTCGAGGTGCGTCCCGGTGAAACGCTGGGGATCGTGGGCGAATCCGGTTGCGGGAAATCCACACTGGCGCGGATGCTGGTCGGGCTTTTACCCCCCACTTCCGGCAGGATCGAGATCGAGGGCCGCGCACTGGATCGCGCCGATCCTGTCGCCTTTGGACGGCTCATCCAGTATGTGTTTCAGGATCCGGTCTCCAGCCTGAACCCGCGCAAGACGATCCGGCAGATCATGGAAGCCCCGTTGCGGAACCTGCATGGGCTGAAAGGTGCCGCGCTCGACGACCGCGTCGCCGAGTTCTTCGACGCGGTGAACCTGCGCCCCGAATTCCTGAGCCGCTATCCGCATGAGTTTTCCGGCGGGCAGGCGCAGCGCATCGGGATTGCCCGTGCGCTGGCCGCAAGCCCGCGGATCCTCATTCTGGACGAACCCGTTTCGGCGCTGGACGTTTCGGTGCAGGCGCAGGTCTTGAACCTGCTGGCCGATCTGAAGATACGGTTGAACCTGACCTATCTGTTCATCAGCCACGACCTGGCCGTGGTCGAAGCCGTCAGCGACCGCATCGCGGTGCTGTATTTCGGAAGTCTGGTCGAGACCGGCCCCGCCGAAAAGGTCTTTGCGTCGCCGCGCCATCCCTATACGAAGCTTCTGGCAGACTCCGCCCCTGTCGTCGGTCGCCCGCTTGGGGGCGCGCAGTCAGGTGAATTGCCGGACCCGCTGAACCCGCCCCCGGGTTGTGCTTTTGCCGGACGATGCCTCCGCGCATCCGATCTGTGCCGAAGCGCGGTGCCGGACCTGCGCGCTGTTGAAGGAGACCAGTTTGCCGCCTGCCACCACCCGCTCGGCCCCTGA
- a CDS encoding FadR/GntR family transcriptional regulator, which translates to MPPATTRSAPDRLSRPQQVAEEIKSWVMENGWGPGVRLPSETELIDRFGMAKGTIREAIRILEAQGLVRSRTGPGGGVFVHQVSEERATALLGNYFYFEHLTIDDIYQIRQALEPELAATLAGRLSDAQLAALEEVMTRYSEPARTAEEEREQHVASLRFHALLAEMSGNPLLRFLIRFTANMLAEITISRRLYAQPNRELWSTGIDYQSRLVASLRAGDAIAARQILSEHMKNAHRLMLMQETVLTQRFLPESEII; encoded by the coding sequence TTGCCGCCTGCCACCACCCGCTCGGCCCCTGACCGCCTGTCCCGGCCGCAACAGGTGGCCGAGGAGATCAAGTCCTGGGTCATGGAAAACGGCTGGGGGCCGGGCGTCCGCCTGCCATCGGAAACCGAACTGATCGACCGTTTCGGCATGGCCAAGGGCACGATCCGCGAGGCGATCCGGATCCTCGAGGCGCAGGGCCTGGTCAGGTCACGCACCGGGCCGGGAGGCGGCGTCTTTGTCCATCAGGTGTCCGAGGAGCGGGCCACCGCGCTTCTGGGAAACTACTTCTACTTCGAGCATCTGACCATCGACGACATCTACCAGATTCGGCAGGCGCTCGAACCCGAACTGGCCGCAACTCTCGCAGGCCGCCTGAGTGACGCCCAGCTTGCTGCGCTTGAAGAGGTGATGACCCGCTATTCCGAACCCGCCCGCACCGCCGAGGAAGAGCGGGAACAGCATGTCGCGTCTCTCAGGTTCCATGCCCTGCTTGCGGAGATGTCGGGCAACCCGCTTTTGCGCTTCCTGATCCGGTTTACCGCCAACATGCTGGCCGAGATCACCATTTCACGCCGGCTCTATGCGCAGCCCAACCGCGAGCTTTGGTCCACCGGGATTGATTACCAGTCGCGCCTCGTTGCCTCCCTGCGCGCAGGCGATGCAATTGCTGCACGGCAGATCCTCTCCGAGCACATGAAAAACGCTCATCGTCTGATGCTCATGCAGGAAACCGTTCTGACCCAGCGTTTTTTGCCTGAAAGCGAGATCATCTAA
- a CDS encoding 2,3-butanediol dehydrogenase produces MKALRFHAARDLRIEDVVEPAAPAAGQVLIRNTFCGICGTDLHEYAHGPIFVPKEPHPFTGAQGPQVLGHEFGGVVEAVGAGVTHVASGDRVSVQPLIMPRSGDYYSDRGLFHLSDQLALAGLSWHSGGMAERALLNDYNVVKIPDDLPDEAVALIEPAAVAVYACDRGGVFAGSSVLVTGAGPIGVLALMAARAAGAVRLFVSDPNETRLALVRELLPDVVTLNPIRTRIGDAVRAATEGGVGCDVAIECVGNEHALKACLDAVRKQGVVVQTGLHPHDNPLDWFAVTFKDVDLRGSWAYPTHYWPRVAGMIASGALPAAKVVTRRIGLDEAITQGFDPLLDPAGTQLKILIDLSR; encoded by the coding sequence ATGAAAGCCCTTCGTTTCCACGCCGCCCGTGACCTGCGCATCGAGGATGTGGTCGAGCCCGCCGCCCCGGCGGCGGGCCAGGTCCTGATCCGCAACACCTTCTGCGGCATCTGCGGCACCGACCTGCACGAATATGCTCATGGCCCGATCTTCGTGCCCAAGGAGCCCCATCCCTTTACCGGCGCCCAGGGTCCGCAGGTTCTGGGCCACGAATTCGGCGGCGTTGTCGAGGCGGTGGGCGCGGGGGTGACGCATGTCGCCTCCGGCGACCGGGTCTCGGTCCAGCCGCTTATCATGCCGCGGTCGGGCGACTACTATTCCGATCGCGGGTTGTTCCACCTCTCCGACCAGCTGGCCCTGGCGGGCCTCTCGTGGCATTCGGGGGGTATGGCGGAACGGGCGCTGCTGAACGATTACAACGTCGTCAAGATCCCCGACGACCTGCCAGACGAAGCCGTGGCCCTGATCGAACCGGCTGCCGTCGCCGTCTATGCCTGCGATCGCGGTGGGGTCTTTGCCGGCTCCTCGGTGCTGGTCACGGGGGCAGGGCCCATCGGTGTGCTGGCGCTGATGGCTGCGCGGGCGGCGGGCGCGGTGCGGCTGTTCGTCTCCGATCCCAACGAGACGCGCCTTGCGCTGGTGCGCGAGCTGCTGCCCGATGTCGTGACGCTGAACCCGATCAGAACGCGGATCGGCGACGCAGTGCGCGCGGCGACCGAGGGCGGGGTGGGCTGCGATGTCGCCATCGAATGCGTGGGCAACGAACATGCGCTCAAGGCCTGTCTTGATGCGGTGCGCAAGCAGGGGGTGGTGGTGCAGACCGGGCTGCACCCGCATGACAACCCGCTGGACTGGTTTGCCGTCACCTTCAAGGATGTGGACCTGCGCGGCAGCTGGGCCTATCCGACGCATTACTGGCCGCGCGTCGCGGGCATGATCGCGTCGGGCGCCCTGCCTGCCGCGAAGGTGGTGACCCGCCGCATCGGACTGGACGAGGCGATCACCCAGGGGTTCGACCCGCTGCTGGACCCCGCCGGCACCCAGCTGAAGATCCTGATTGATCTGTCGCGCTGA
- a CDS encoding acetoin reductase has translation MTTDNRVALVTGAARGIGLAIAQRLSRDGLAVALADLDQDALDRAAASIDGPVATIQLDVADRAQVIEAVARTERELGGFDVMINNAGIAQVQPIAAITEQEMDRIHAVNVKGVLWGIQAAAAHFKAKGRPGKIVSAASIAAHEGYAMLGAYCGTKFAVRALTQVAAKEFAADGITVNAYCPGVVGTDMWTEIDARFAEVTGAKVGETFDAFVGGIALGRPQTAEDVARLVSYLAGPDSDYMTGQCVIMDGGLVYR, from the coding sequence ATGACCACCGATAACAGGGTGGCGCTGGTTACCGGCGCCGCAAGGGGAATTGGCCTGGCCATCGCGCAGCGCCTGTCCCGCGACGGCCTGGCCGTGGCCTTGGCCGACCTCGATCAGGACGCGCTCGACCGCGCGGCCGCCAGCATCGACGGCCCCGTCGCCACGATCCAGCTGGACGTTGCCGACCGCGCCCAGGTCATCGAGGCGGTCGCCCGCACCGAACGCGAGTTGGGCGGCTTCGATGTGATGATCAACAACGCGGGCATCGCTCAGGTCCAGCCCATCGCCGCCATCACCGAGCAGGAGATGGACCGCATCCACGCCGTCAACGTCAAGGGGGTCCTGTGGGGCATCCAGGCTGCCGCCGCGCATTTCAAGGCAAAGGGGCGGCCGGGCAAGATCGTCTCGGCCGCTTCCATCGCCGCGCATGAAGGCTATGCCATGCTGGGCGCCTATTGCGGGACCAAGTTCGCGGTACGCGCCCTGACCCAGGTGGCGGCCAAGGAATTCGCCGCCGATGGCATCACTGTGAACGCCTATTGTCCCGGCGTGGTGGGCACCGACATGTGGACCGAGATCGATGCCCGCTTTGCCGAGGTCACGGGGGCCAAGGTCGGGGAAACCTTCGACGCCTTCGTCGGCGGCATCGCCCTTGGCCGGCCCCAGACTGCCGAGGACGTGGCCCGCCTGGTATCCTACCTCGCCGGCCCCGACAGCGACTACATGACCGGCCAATGCGTCATCATGGATGGTGGCCTCGTCTATCGCTGA